In Pochonia chlamydosporia 170 chromosome 3, whole genome shotgun sequence, the following are encoded in one genomic region:
- a CDS encoding chromo (CHRromatin organization MOdifier) domain-containing protein yields the protein MPRSIVSDRGSNWLSRFWKRFCKLAGVTQRLSTAYHPQTDGGPERANQEIQAYLRAYVSYMQKDWGDFLPVAQLALNNRESAATKISPFFVEHGYHVEPVAVEDPADPPQSKEEGKADALLSRLQEVSEYMQAMIAASQQQQEEATNAKRQPAERFEVGDKVWLSMANYRSPRPCKKLDWLHHKYTVTKVISSHVVELDVPGSIHPRFHVDLLRRARQDPAPGQRVDDSQPPPIQEENGVQEWEVEEILCARWKNRGRGKFREVFVRWRGYADATWEPAEALRETEAMEEFESVYGPVMKYDGPLEKYQTTTGPRRHGRGRKGGRG from the coding sequence ATGCCACGGTCTATCGTAAGCGACCGCGGGAGCAACTGGCTGAGTCGATTCTGGAAGAGGTTCTGCAAGCTAGCCGGGGTGACGCAGCGGTTAAGTACAGCATACCACCCACAGACGGACGGGGGCCCGGAAAGAGCAAACCAAGAGATACAGGCATACCTGCGGGCGTACGTATCATACATGCAGAAGGACTGGGGGGACTTCCTCCCAGTGGCACAGCTGGCCCTTAACAACCGTGAATCCGCAGCGACGAAGATCAGCCCGTTCTTTGTCGAACACGGATACCATGTAGAACCAGTGGCTGTCGAGGATCCAGCAGATCCGCCccagagcaaggaggaaggcaaggcagacGCCCTTCTTAGCCGTCTGCAGGAAGTCTCGGAGTATATGCAGGCTATGATTGCCgcctcccagcagcaacaagaagaggcaacaaatgcaaagaggcagccagccGAACgatttgaagttggagataaGGTTTGGCTATCGATGGCGAACTACAGGTCACCACGACCATGCAAGAAGCTAGATTGGCTGCACCACAAGTACACAGTCACAAAAGTCATCAGTTCACACGTCGTGGAGTTAGACGTGCCAGGTTCTATACACCCACGATTTCACGTCGATCTGCTTCGCCGAGCTAGACAAGACCCGGCACCCGGGCAGCGAGTTGACGACTCACAACCGCCGCCGATACAGGAGGAGAACGGCGTGCAAGAATGGGAAGTGGAAGAGATCCTCTGCGCTCGTTGGAAGAACCGTGGACGCGGGAAATTTAGAGAAGTATTTGTACGCTGGCGTGGATATGCAGATGCAACATGGGAGccagcggaggctctacgGGAGACAGAAGCGATGGAAGAGTTTGAATCGGTTTACGGCCCAGTCATGAAGTATGACGGGCCATTGGAGAAGTATCAGACGACTACTGGACCCCGGCGCCACGGTCGGGGACggaagggaggaaggggataa
- a CDS encoding Ribonuclease H-like protein (similar to Metarhizium robertsii ARSEF 23 XP_007826248.1), protein MTSQHSGIAASFAAISSQTSLVADSSAASDNGDSDIGETYTSPLSPSQFKKKKRTSKIWDHTPFGKNEIHLKSHNTLGILTPNEERAAKTRNHLEEAFSRMSQSANPLKRRRHDDEPTDLNADKFEQLYVKWIADCGVALRMATRETFRAVLKFLNPGVLSILPTSHQTIREWVMRTFETQKRRMRQVLQSAVSRIHFTVDLWSSPNKLGILGVVAHFIDSNGELVSYCVALREVHGKHSGENQAQIVMDVVEDYGIVTQVGYFVSDNADSNDTLMNTLQNLLNERHDILYDAKHHRLRCNGHTINLAAHAFMFPKAAPVEAPTKNKIKKETTSEYVKPSESDILKWRKAGPLGKLHNIVVFIRCSPQRIQRFKEISDKKGLLRDNDTRWNSKYYMTARAIELADQIDYFCSKEKDLKLDSLSEQDWVELRKVCNFLKSFADATKATEGHAYTIDRTLPMMDFLLSKFEAARIEYGNDAFMAPCVEAGWAKLDAYYTLTERSQCGK, encoded by the exons AtgacttctcaacactcaggTATTGCCGCTTCCTTCGCGGCCATATCATCTCAAACATCCCTAGTGGCTGATtcatcagctgccagcgacaacGGAGATTCTGACATCGGAGAAACGTATACTTCGCCGCTGTCGCCTTCTCAAtttaagaagaagaagcgtacaTCGAAGATATGGGACCATACGCCTTTCGGAAAAAACGAGATC CACCTTAAATCGCACAATACTCTTGGTATATTGACGCCCAACGAAGAAAGGGCGGCTAAAACAAGGAACCATCTTGAGGAGGCTTTCTCACGGATGTCTCAAAGCGCGAACCCCCTTAAACGCCGTCGACACGATGACGAACCGACAGATCTCAACGCTGATAAATTTGAGCAACTGTATGTAAAGTGGATTGCGGACTGCGGGGTCGCACTTCGTATGGCAACAAGAGAAACTTTTCGAGCCGTACTCAAGTTCCTCAATCCTGGCGTGCTCTCAATCTTACCTACGTCACATCAGACGATTCGCGAGTGGGTAATGCGAACGTTCGAGACGCAAAAGCGGCGTATGCGGCAAGTTCTTCAATCAGCCGTCTCGAGAATACACTTCACCGTCGATTTGTGGTCCTCTCCAAAtaagcttggcatccttggcgttgttgcacACTTTATTGACAGCAACGGCGAGTTGGTTTCCTATTGCGTTGCTCTACGAGAGGTGCATGGTAAGCATTCAGGGGAGAACCAGGCTcagattgtgatggatgttgtcGAGGACTACGGAATTGTCACCCAGGTTGGATATTTTGTTTCGGACAATGCAGATTCGAATGATACATTGATGAATACTCTACAGAACTTGTTAAACGAGAGGCATGATATCTTATATGACGCGAAACATCACCGCCTTCGTTGCAATGGTCATACTATCAATCTGGCAGCACACGCATTTATGTTTCCAAAAGCGGCACCAGTGGAAGCACCTACGAAAAATaagatcaagaaggagaCCACGAGCGAATATGTCAAACCTTCAGAATCTGATATATTGAAATGGAGGAAGGCTGGtcctcttggcaagctcCACAACATCGTTGTTTTTATCCGGTGTAGTCCCCAACGTATACAGAGGTTTAAAGAGATCAGCGACAAGAAGGGACTTCTTCGCGACAACGATACAAGGTGGAACTCCAAGTACTATATGACCGCGAGAGCTATCGAACTTGCAGATCAAATTGATTACTTTTgttccaaggagaaggaccTGAAGCTTGACTCCCTTTCAGAGCAAGACTGGGTTGAGCTGAGAAAAGTTTGCAATTTCCTCAAATCATTCGCtgatgcaaccaaggctaCGGAAGGTCACGCGTATACGATTGACCGAACGTTGCCGATGATGGACTTCCTGCTTAGTAAATTTGAGGCTGCACGAATCGAATACGGAAATGACGCATTCATGGCGCCATGCGTTGAGGCTGGGTGGGCGAAACTCGACGCGTATTACACTCTTACAGAACGTTCACAGTGTGGTAAATAG
- a CDS encoding transposase-like protein (similar to Metarhizium robertsii ARSEF 23 XP_007816550.1) encodes MPDNTNHVVDVADDGFEVENALLPFDSDQISNLRPSDSASQVSKVTSTSTTSSSSSKRKRTLRSDVWVYCREGREEDGELIQHKTGRYYYCKLCSAGYTNSEAAWSHLKSAYGIVKPEEASKRATTAANSPLKRSFAATALKMAAQKERVAQATMGDIINQERFNEALVRLIVMRNLPISAVEWPELEDLLKATNPAVDGPQDKATTLPLKIHLAVDCWSSPNRKSLMAICAQFVDDGKLQKALIALPELQSHTGKETASAIIRTLNSYEIFHLLGYIVSDNASGNDKMMRFVEESRGGAYEAEHYRIRCFGHILNLAAQAFLFAKDKSAVNEAIRQIKDSATDVDDNLTAHLRSAEAAGWRQMGALGKLHNIEVHFRASDARYNEFKKLAKGRVLPQENATRWNSWYKVVDVARQEVMRSAITIYCQRYSQDLQDDTLDSDDWQVINDTYNFLSTFNRATLLTQGDSATIDKVIHTMDIITKVYKNETERAKLLNKPRYLSALMTSWYLFDKYYAKTSDSSVYAAALLLHPSFRLQYIQDNWDKSWREPALRAARNLWKEQYATRQVDKLQTSGAERSSTATSAEPSAFDLAMGQMKLAAPVEDEFELFIKQAQSTLPASTTALEWWLDPARKKDYPRLYYMAVDILSIPAMSAEPERIFSGARRTVTWTRFCLGSSAIERSECLRSWIRAKVTIPEQLLFTEVGSGEIAIEMD; translated from the exons ATGCCTGACAATACCAATCATGTCGTTGACGTCGCCGACGATGGCTTTGAGGTTGAGAACGCGCTCTTACCGTTTGATAGCGACCAGATATCAAATCTACGACCCTCTGACTCAGCTTCGCAAGTATCTAAGGTTACTTCCACGAGCActacttcctcctcctcttctaAGCGTAAGCGTACGCTTCGGTCGGATGTCTGGGTATATTGTAGAGAGGGTAGGGAGGAGGACGGCGAATTAATTCAGCATAAGACAGGTCGCTATTACTACTGTAAGCTCTGCTCAGCGGGGTATACTAACTCAGAAGCTGCTTGGAGCCATCTGAAGTCAGCGTATGGTATTGTGAAGCCGGAGGAAGCGTCCAAGAGAGCAACCACGGCTGCTAACAGCCCTTTAAAGCGAAGTTTTGCAGCTACGGCTTTAAAGATGGCTGCTCAGAAGGAGCGAGTGGCCCAGGCGACAATGGGCGATATCATTAACCAAGAGCGTTTTAATGAAGCCTTAGTGCGGTTGATTGTAATGCGTAATCTACCTATCAGCGCCGTTGAATGGCCAGAGTTAGAAGATCTGCTTAAAGCTACAAACCCAGCCGTAGACG GTCCTCAAGACAAAGCTACAACGCTGCCCCTTAAGATCCACCTTGCTGTTGATTGTTGGTCGTCGCCAAACCGCAAAAGCCTCATGGCTATCTGTGCGCagtttgttgatgatggaaaaCTCCAGAAGGCGTTGATCGCGCTGCCTGAGTTACAATCTCATACTGGCAAAGAGACAGCCAGCGCTATTATTCGAACTCTTAACTCTTATGAGATCTTCCACCTACTAGGCTATATTGTCAGCGATAATGCCTCCGGAAATGATaagatgatgaggtttgtGGAAGAATCAAGAGGCGGAGCTTATGAGGCAGAACACTATCGAATAAGGTGCTTTGGCCATATTCTTAACCTCGCTGCTCAAGCCTTCCTTTTTGCAAAGGACAAGTCGGCAGTTAATGAAGCTATTCGACAGATCAAGGATTCTGCTACTGACGTAGACGACAACCTTACGGCTCATCTACGCTCGGCAGAAGCAGCTGGCTGGAGGCAGATGGGCGCCCTTGGTAAGCTtcataacattgaagtccaCTTTCGCGCGTCTGACGCTCGTTACAATGAGTTCAAGAAGCTTGCAAAAGGCAGGGTACTACCACAAGAAAATGCAACGCGCTGGAACAGCTGGTATAAGGTTGTGGACGTCGCCCGGCAGGAGGTTATGCGCAGCGCAATTACTATCTACTGTCAGCGCTACTCGCAAGATCTTCAAGACGATACACTTGACAGTGACGACTGGCAAGTTATCAACGATACCTATAACTTCCTCTCCACCTTTAACCGCGCGACTTTGCTCACGCAAGGCGACAGCGCGACAATTGACAAGGTTATTCATACAATGGATATTATTACCAAAGTTTACAAGAACGAGACG GAACGTGCAAAGTTGCTCAATAAGCCGCGATACCTCTCTGCCCTCATGACTAGCTGGTACCTTTTTGATAAGTACTATGCCAAAACCTCTGACAGCTCGGTCTATGCCGCtgcgctcctcctccatcccTCCTTCCGCTTACAATATATACAAGATAACTGGGATAAAAGCTGGAGGGAGCCGGCGCTAAGAGCCGCAAGGAACCTTTGGAAGGAACAGTACGCCACGCGCCAAGTTGATAAGTTACAAACTAGTGGTGCTGAGAGATCTTCAACAGCGACGTCAGCTGAGCCATCTGCCTTTGACTTGGCGATGGGCCAGATGAAGCTCGCCGCACCTGTTGAAGATGAGTTTGAGCTATTTATTAAACAGGCTCAAAGTACGCTACCTGCCAGCACGACTGCGCTTGAGTGGTGGCTGGATCCAGCTCGCAAGAAGGACTACCCGCGACTCTATTACATGGCAGTAGATATACTTTCCATACCTGCTATGAGCGCCGAGCCTGAGCGTATCTTTTCTGGAGCTAGGCGGACAGTTACATGGACACGCTTTTGTCTTGGATCTAGTGCTATTGAGCGCTCAGAGTGCTTAAGGAGCTGGATACGGGCAAAAGTCACAATACCTGAGCAACTACTATTCACTGAGGTCGGCAGCGGTGAGATTGCAATAGAGATGGATTGA
- a CDS encoding transposase-like protein (similar to Beauveria bassiana ARSEF 2860 XP_008603484.1), with protein MPQQRLHFVQTLQRKRSTPSDDLLARSSQQPLDTDESYASQCQPLPPRTGSVASCAKPRTSWIFSHMPDEDIETRYYNQRTRKEEWRCKYCEKTYSCSGGTAAPTKHLTDPLPDGHGLPKGAPRSAKVRTIRTILEQARLTAEENVRKRRRLNNHYGDSVDPDQLEVLYVRFIAARSLPFRLVECAEFRALLSYVNADIDTWLPDTHQTIKKWIMRQYEDQKEKIKQRIQSAKSRIHISCDLWTSPNSLAILGVVAHYVTEDGKLEHHTLALKDIDGEHDGSHLAAAIIEVVEDWGFASKLGYFVMDNATNNDTMMKSLSLALLRQFDIQYDPKSHRLRCQGHIINLAAKSFLFVTDNETLEHEDSSLHNVTLKQIEAWRRKGPLGKLHNFAVYIQRSVQRSQKFMAISHNRRLARDNDTRWNSWYTMLRAALNLREAIDGYFNKWVEADCAGDRLSAEDWTILEKIESFLEKLKLTTKALESSFATLDHVLLAMDFVLAQFEAGKEAYTDDPIMAPMYNSGWAKLDKYYRLTDESPAYVAAIVLHPSHKWHYIHENWKREWIESSEKLIEALWGEYKPVESLPLAEAPSTTTNEFLKWRNKHLQPAPIRDEGDAGGGVVES; from the exons ATGCCTCAACAGCGCCTGCATTTTGTTCAAACACTGCAACGGAAACGTTCAACACCATCCGATGACCTTTTGGCGCGttccagccaacaaccaTTGGACACAGACGAGAGCTACGCCTCTCAATGCCAGCCTTTGCCACCTCGCACGGGCTCTGTAGCCTCTTgcgccaagccaagaacatcatggATCTTCTCTCACATGCCAGACGAGGATATCGAAACGAGATATTACAATCAACGGACCAGGAAAGAAGAATGGCGCTGCAAGTATTGTGAGAAGACATATTCTTGTTCCGGTGGAACTGCGGCTCCAACTAAGCACCTAACGGATCCTCTTCCGGACGGTCATGGCCTCCCAAAGGGCGCCCCACGATCGGCCAAAGTAAGAACCATACGAACCATTCTcgaacaagctcgtcttaCGGCCGAGGAAAATGTCCGAAAACGCCGTCGACTCAACAATCATTACGGAGACTCGGTCGACCCggaccagcttgaagtgttgtacgtacggttTATTGCCGCCCgttctcttccatttcggcttgTGGAATGCGCAGAATTCCGTGCACTACTATCCTACGTTAATGCCGATATTGATACCTGGCTTCCAGACACACACCAAACTATCAAGAAATGGATTATGCGCCAGTATGAAgatcagaaggagaagatcaagcagcgcattcagtcggcaaagtcgaggaTTCATATCAGCTGCGATCTCTGGACCTCTCCCAACTCCCTGGCAATCTTGGGCGTAGTTGCTCACTATGTAacggaagacggcaagctggaacaccatACTTTGGCCCTAAAGGACATCGACGGTGAGCATGATGGCTCTCATCTCGCTGCGGCAATTATcgaagtggttgaagattggggcTTTGCTTCTAAGTTGGGCTATTTCGTCATGGATAATGCAACCAATAAcgacacaatgatgaagtcgcTTTCTCTTG CCCTTCTACGTCAATTTGACATACAGTATgatcccaaatctcaccgactccgctgccaaggtcataTTATCAACCTAGCCGCCAAatccttcctcttcgttaCCGATAACGAGACGCTCGAACACGAAGATTCCAGTCTGCACAATGTGACACTGAAACAGATTGAGGCGTGGCGGCGGAAAGGCCCACTTGGtaagcttcacaactttgccgtTTACATTCAGCGAAGTGTTCAGCGCAGCCAGAAGTTTATGGCTATTAGCCATAACCGCAGGCTTGCGCGagacaacgacacaagatggaattcGTGGTATACCATGCTGCGAGCGGCCTTGAATCTtagagaagcaattgatggctatttcaacaaatgggtaGAAGCAGATTGCGCTGGAGACAGGCTTTCTGCAGAGGACTGGACCATCCTCGAGAAGATCGAATCTTTTTTAGAGAAGCTCAAACtgacgaccaaggctctggagtcATCGTTTGCAACTCTCGACCATGTTCTGCTGGCTATGGACTTTGTGTTGGCACAATTCGAAGCAggaaaagaggcatataCTGACGATCCGatcatggcaccaatgtATAACTCGGGCTGGGCGAAATTGGATAAGTACTATCGCCTTACTGACGAATCGCCTGCCTATGTCGCAGCTATAGTTCTTCATCCCTCGCATAAATGGCATTATATACACGAGAACTGGAAGAGGGAATGGATTGAGTCATcggagaagttgattgaggcGCTGTGGGGTGAATACAAACCCGTGGAATCACTTCCTCTCGCCGAGGCACCATCCACGACCACGAACGAGTTCTTGAAATGGCGAAACAAGCATCTACAACCGGCACCTATCAGGGACGA AGGAGACGcaggtggtggtgttgtggagAGCTAG